In Desulfomonile tiedjei DSM 6799, a genomic segment contains:
- a CDS encoding CaiB/BaiF CoA transferase family protein, whose translation MESLRNLKVLSLEQATVVPYLTYRLAMDGMEVIRLEHPVYGDPNRMIGENVLDEERMNAYFLCINAGKKALTLNLAEPKGQELLRALIRELNVDIFVTNQLPKNYRKLGIDYDSLKAVKEDIIWLGVTGFGPDSNEGAYDPILQARSGLMEMTGEADGDPQVLGIPLPDMGTSEHAYGLLMKALFNRAVSGQGTRIDLSMFESSVSWMTVPITMTASFAKKITRRGNTHEFFAPVSVYQTNNGFIYLAVGNDRQWKAMVSQDLFKALDKPEYEKNMGRIKDVVNLNAALNAITREHSSEKLIEFFTSITVPVSKISSVSETIADSLVQRRLLSSSDPKTKTSITLAPPPNMTTFLESSERQMTFPPRFGEHNYEYYGRLGLSNENIANLKTEGII comes from the coding sequence ATGGAATCCCTCAGAAACTTGAAAGTTCTTTCGTTGGAGCAGGCGACTGTTGTGCCGTACTTGACCTATCGCCTTGCTATGGACGGTATGGAGGTTATCCGCCTGGAACATCCGGTGTACGGTGATCCCAATCGTATGATCGGCGAGAACGTGCTCGATGAAGAACGTATGAATGCTTATTTTCTTTGCATTAATGCCGGGAAGAAGGCTCTTACGCTCAATCTTGCCGAGCCCAAAGGGCAGGAACTCTTGAGAGCCTTGATTCGAGAGCTGAACGTCGACATTTTTGTTACCAATCAGCTCCCCAAAAATTATCGCAAGCTCGGCATTGATTACGACTCCCTCAAAGCTGTAAAGGAAGACATCATATGGCTGGGAGTGACAGGATTCGGACCTGACAGCAATGAAGGCGCATACGACCCCATTCTTCAAGCCCGTTCCGGACTCATGGAAATGACAGGTGAGGCGGATGGCGATCCTCAGGTATTGGGAATTCCATTGCCTGATATGGGAACCAGTGAGCACGCTTATGGTTTGCTGATGAAGGCTCTTTTCAACCGGGCAGTGTCAGGTCAAGGCACCCGAATCGATTTGTCCATGTTCGAATCATCAGTATCCTGGATGACGGTTCCCATAACCATGACGGCTTCCTTTGCGAAAAAGATCACTCGTCGCGGCAATACCCACGAATTTTTTGCTCCCGTTTCGGTTTATCAGACAAACAATGGATTTATCTATCTGGCGGTAGGCAACGATCGCCAATGGAAGGCCATGGTCTCTCAGGACCTTTTCAAGGCTCTTGACAAACCGGAGTACGAGAAGAACATGGGACGCATCAAAGACGTTGTCAATCTGAACGCAGCCCTGAATGCCATTACTCGAGAACATAGTTCCGAAAAGCTTATAGAGTTCTTCACATCCATTACTGTTCCGGTGAGCAAAATCAGTTCCGTGAGTGAGACCATTGCAGATTCGCTCGTTCAGCGGAGGCTGTTGTCATCGAGCGATCCAAAGACCAAAACCAGCATTACTCTTGCGCCTCCACCCAATATGACAACCTTTCTTGAGAGCAGCGAACGTCAAATGACATTTCCTCCTCGCTTTGGGGAACATAATTATGAGTATTACGGTCGATTGGGACTTTCAAACGAGAATATCGCCAATCTCAAGACGGAAGGCATCATTTAG
- a CDS encoding aspartate aminotransferase family protein translates to MKEMEKLNITKSRELFDEATTLIPGGVLGARKPADFIDGEYPIFLETGKGCRLTDVDGNEFIDFLCGYGPIILGYREEEVDEAVYRQIRDKGFCFTLTQKYQNLLARKLTELVPSSELSIFLKTGSDATSASIRIARAYTNKLRVMRCGYHGWHDWCVEMKGGIPAKMYEDVFEFQYNNLDQLEDLMTKHGNDTAAIIMTPFGHPNHQKMQVPNPGFLEGVREIANRYGTVLIYDEIRTGFRLSMGGAQKLYGVTPDLSVLGKAIANGYPISVVTGKKEVMMAAAHKLFISSTFFPNSDAFIAALKTIEILERDNVLDNIWEKGGRFIRQIQQLIDKHDVGAELTGVAPMFYLTFRKDETGAYKTKRTDFYAQLIRRGFFFSPFHHGYINYRHTEEDLRLTLDAIDQSLALLKQK, encoded by the coding sequence ATGAAAGAAATGGAAAAACTGAATATCACCAAAAGCCGTGAGCTGTTCGATGAAGCAACTACATTGATTCCCGGTGGCGTTCTGGGTGCTAGAAAGCCGGCCGATTTCATTGATGGAGAGTATCCAATCTTTCTTGAAACCGGAAAAGGCTGTCGTCTTACCGATGTCGATGGCAATGAATTCATCGATTTTCTTTGCGGTTATGGTCCCATAATCCTGGGGTACCGTGAAGAAGAGGTGGACGAAGCAGTCTACAGGCAGATAAGAGACAAGGGATTTTGTTTTACACTGACTCAAAAATACCAGAATCTGCTCGCCAGGAAGCTTACGGAATTGGTGCCCTCTTCCGAGCTGAGTATCTTTTTGAAAACAGGCTCTGATGCCACCAGCGCAAGTATCCGTATCGCGAGGGCGTACACGAATAAACTCAGAGTAATGCGCTGCGGATATCACGGATGGCATGACTGGTGTGTTGAAATGAAAGGCGGAATACCTGCCAAAATGTACGAGGATGTCTTTGAGTTTCAGTACAACAACCTTGACCAGTTAGAAGATTTGATGACAAAACACGGCAACGACACCGCGGCTATCATCATGACTCCTTTCGGCCATCCCAATCATCAAAAGATGCAGGTCCCGAATCCCGGATTCCTCGAAGGTGTAAGGGAAATTGCCAACAGGTATGGGACTGTGTTGATTTATGATGAAATTCGCACCGGGTTTCGGCTTTCAATGGGCGGAGCTCAGAAACTCTATGGAGTCACGCCCGATCTGAGTGTCCTTGGAAAGGCAATCGCCAACGGTTATCCCATTTCGGTAGTAACAGGGAAAAAGGAAGTTATGATGGCGGCTGCCCACAAGCTCTTCATCTCTTCGACGTTTTTCCCCAACAGCGATGCCTTCATAGCAGCGCTCAAGACGATAGAAATCCTTGAGCGGGACAATGTGCTCGACAATATCTGGGAGAAAGGCGGGAGATTTATCCGGCAAATCCAGCAGTTAATCGACAAGCACGACGTGGGAGCCGAACTGACCGGAGTCGCCCCGATGTTCTACCTCACCTTTAGGAAGGATGAGACAGGTGCATACAAAACCAAACGAACGGATTTTTACGCACAACTCATCCGAAGAGGGTTCTTTTTCTCGCCTTTCCATCACGGGTATATCAATTATCGGCACACCGAGGAGGACTTGAGATTGACCTTGGACGCAATCGATCAATCCCTGGCCCTGCTGAAGCAAAAATAA
- a CDS encoding electron transfer flavoprotein subunit beta/FixA family protein, translating into MNIIVLIKQVPNTTDVKLDPKTGNLIREGIETIINPDDLHALETAVTLKETIDATVTVLTMGPPQAIDALSEAIGMGADKAVLLSDKAFAGADTWATSYTLGKAIQHIGEFDLILAGRQAIDGDTAQVGPQVADFLGLPQVTYVFDIESVNNDHIVVKRRLEDGYERIQCNLPALLTLIPAAKEPRYPLISRLLLACREKAPIKIWNAADIRVTTAEIGLDGSLTQVMKTFAPKFERQGQLLEGNTVDVVQNLVAQFKENKLI; encoded by the coding sequence ATGAATATCATCGTTCTCATCAAGCAGGTCCCCAACACTACGGACGTAAAACTCGATCCTAAAACCGGCAATCTCATTCGAGAAGGTATTGAAACCATAATCAATCCCGATGATCTGCACGCGCTTGAGACAGCGGTCACTTTAAAAGAAACGATCGACGCCACGGTAACGGTTCTGACCATGGGACCCCCTCAGGCCATCGACGCCCTGTCGGAGGCAATCGGGATGGGCGCTGATAAGGCAGTTTTACTTTCCGACAAAGCATTTGCCGGTGCAGACACCTGGGCGACTTCGTACACCCTTGGAAAAGCGATCCAACATATTGGAGAATTCGATCTTATCCTGGCGGGCCGTCAGGCCATAGATGGTGATACCGCTCAGGTCGGTCCGCAGGTCGCTGATTTCTTGGGCCTGCCACAAGTGACATATGTTTTCGATATCGAATCGGTCAATAACGACCACATTGTTGTCAAGCGCCGACTCGAAGACGGTTACGAACGGATTCAATGCAACTTGCCTGCTCTCTTGACTCTTATACCTGCTGCGAAGGAGCCCAGATATCCGCTCATTTCCAGGCTGCTCCTGGCCTGTCGTGAAAAGGCTCCCATCAAGATTTGGAACGCAGCGGATATTCGTGTCACTACGGCCGAGATCGGTTTGGACGGTTCTCTCACCCAGGTCATGAAAACCTTTGCTCCCAAATTCGAGCGTCAAGGACAACTCCTGGAGGGAAACACGGTGGATGTGGTGCAAAATCTCGTTGCACAGTTTAAGGAAAACAAGCTGATATGA
- a CDS encoding VOC family protein: protein MKVKEIDHICFAVRSVHEARKVYEGTLGLEPICEYVAPEESIRVIRYLVGGVAVEIMEPTNPACEVARFLDHRGEGLFLISYRVDDVEEALEELHRAGRNTIDREPRYLFGNRYAFIDPPGALHGVLTEILDGEFISPTTE, encoded by the coding sequence GTGAAAGTAAAAGAAATCGACCACATCTGTTTTGCTGTCAGGAGTGTTCATGAGGCTCGTAAGGTCTATGAAGGGACTTTGGGGCTGGAACCGATATGTGAGTATGTTGCACCTGAAGAATCCATACGAGTGATTCGCTATCTGGTTGGAGGCGTTGCCGTAGAAATCATGGAACCGACCAATCCCGCTTGTGAAGTGGCAAGATTCCTGGATCATCGAGGCGAAGGCCTTTTCCTTATATCATACCGCGTCGACGATGTGGAAGAAGCTCTTGAGGAGCTGCACCGTGCCGGCAGGAACACCATAGACCGTGAGCCTCGTTATCTTTTTGGAAATCGTTATGCATTCATAGACCCTCCGGGCGCATTGCACGGGGTGCTCACTGAAATACTGGATGGGGAATTCATAAGCCCCACTACTGAGTAA
- a CDS encoding GntR family transcriptional regulator, which yields MISGKTESFADALRPLTDRKSAGEHIFEHLKQAIIRGDIPPGSRMVETRIAETMGVSRTPVREAIHKLEREGFLTKQAHTGFTVAGLTREDVEECFGIRAVLEGYAARLATVKHTPEQLRPLIRKNDLFKKHLEKDDLKALPKINTDLHNMIYALSGSPKLIKMINDLKEQILRFREVILKSKSFARTSHKHHSEMLSMMQERREDEVERLVREHIQLGQTVFLRQYDQEQRNRLA from the coding sequence ATGATTTCCGGTAAAACAGAGAGCTTCGCGGATGCTTTAAGACCTTTGACTGACAGAAAATCCGCTGGAGAACATATTTTCGAACATTTGAAGCAAGCGATTATTCGCGGTGATATTCCTCCCGGCAGTAGGATGGTGGAAACCCGAATTGCCGAAACCATGGGAGTTAGTCGCACTCCCGTGCGGGAGGCGATTCACAAGCTCGAACGTGAAGGTTTTCTGACCAAACAGGCGCATACCGGTTTTACTGTGGCCGGATTGACCAGGGAGGATGTTGAAGAGTGTTTCGGGATACGTGCAGTGCTGGAGGGATATGCAGCCCGTCTGGCAACGGTGAAGCACACTCCGGAGCAGCTAAGACCTTTGATCCGCAAAAACGACCTGTTCAAAAAACACCTTGAAAAAGACGATCTGAAAGCGCTACCTAAAATCAATACCGACTTGCATAATATGATCTATGCATTGAGCGGGAGTCCTAAACTGATCAAAATGATCAACGATCTCAAGGAGCAAATCCTTCGTTTTCGTGAGGTTATACTCAAGAGCAAATCCTTCGCACGAACCAGCCACAAGCACCATAGCGAAATGCTTTCCATGATGCAGGAACGGCGTGAGGATGAAGTCGAAAGGCTGGTCAGGGAACATATTCAGCTCGGGCAGACGGTTTTCCTTCGTCAATACGACCAGGAGCAGCGCAATCGACTTGCCTGA
- a CDS encoding acyl-CoA dehydrogenase family protein has product MIRSNPEELIRKNIARFVDAEIIPVAQELDKRGEFPREIFKKLAQMGTFGMRYPRNKGGAGGNTTLYCIMCEELARGLVSVASITAMQCLMGTNFLFHYGTEEMREQFFLPAMRGEKIGCFCMTEPDAGSDLGAITTRATQAEGGYLINGMKTWVTDGPEASFYTVMCQTDPKKKLRGIGYFFVPRDLPGVSISPRFDCLGTRTTPICEVAFKDVFIPTEYRLTPEGEGLNAFLKIIAEIRAMTAALAIGLQRAAFDDSVKYANERMASGQTIGKFQLIQAKIANMATNLEASKLLTYKATAMIDAGRDALKEASMAKYFATEAACSAADECTRIFAGYGYSMEYAAQRYFRDTRFLLSGGGTHEVLQSNIARWVGV; this is encoded by the coding sequence ATGATAAGGTCAAATCCGGAAGAGTTGATTCGGAAAAATATAGCGCGATTTGTTGATGCGGAAATAATTCCCGTAGCCCAGGAACTGGATAAACGTGGAGAGTTTCCGAGGGAAATATTCAAAAAATTAGCGCAGATGGGTACTTTCGGGATGCGCTATCCTCGAAACAAAGGCGGCGCGGGCGGCAACACCACATTGTACTGTATTATGTGCGAAGAGCTTGCTCGAGGGCTCGTGAGTGTTGCCTCCATCACGGCCATGCAGTGCTTGATGGGCACGAATTTCCTGTTCCATTACGGGACGGAAGAAATGCGTGAACAATTCTTCTTGCCGGCAATGCGAGGCGAAAAGATAGGCTGCTTTTGCATGACGGAACCGGATGCAGGCTCGGATCTGGGTGCGATTACCACGAGAGCCACCCAAGCCGAAGGCGGATACCTGATCAACGGCATGAAAACGTGGGTCACGGACGGCCCGGAAGCCAGTTTCTACACGGTCATGTGCCAGACCGATCCGAAGAAGAAGCTGCGCGGAATCGGATATTTCTTCGTTCCGCGTGATTTGCCGGGCGTTTCGATCAGCCCTCGATTCGATTGTCTGGGAACCCGTACAACCCCAATCTGTGAGGTGGCTTTCAAGGATGTTTTCATTCCGACAGAGTATCGTCTGACTCCGGAAGGTGAGGGGTTGAATGCGTTTCTGAAGATTATCGCGGAAATTCGAGCAATGACTGCCGCTTTGGCTATTGGGTTGCAGCGTGCAGCATTTGACGATTCAGTCAAGTATGCTAACGAACGAATGGCGTCCGGTCAGACTATCGGAAAATTTCAGCTCATTCAGGCAAAAATAGCCAATATGGCGACTAACCTGGAGGCTTCAAAGCTGTTGACGTACAAGGCTACGGCAATGATCGATGCGGGCCGGGATGCACTGAAAGAAGCATCTATGGCAAAATATTTCGCCACTGAAGCGGCCTGCAGCGCTGCAGACGAATGTACCCGCATATTCGCCGGTTATGGATATTCCATGGAATATGCAGCGCAACGGTACTTCCGTGATACACGCTTCCTACTCAGTGGAGGCGGGACGCACGAAGTTCTTCAGAGCAATATCGCCCGATGGGTGGGAGTCTGA
- a CDS encoding electron transfer flavoprotein subunit alpha yields the protein MAIWVEVDLCDGCRRCTRACPYDAMEIREGKAYIGERCTSCGACMEVCRSKAIVTDAQPRIIPDFSNYTGAWVFAEQRRGQLQRVSVELLGKAQELAKVLNHKVSAVLIGHEVSDLAKTLIQFGADTVYLVEHETLKEYRTEAYAHVFKELVTEHKPNILLMGATHIGRDLAPRVSRCVGSGLTADCTELSIHPEEGILLQTRPAFGGNVMATIANRFSRPQMATVRPGVMEVIPTPEKEGSVITHVTQLTEEQIGTRILEIVKEPKTHGNLTEAKIIVAGGRGVNDAAGFELLGSLAAALGAELAGTRVAFEEGWIPASRQVGQTGVTVRPDLYIACGISGAIQHRAGMMDSKFIVAINKDPYAPIFKVADWGIVGDLFDVVPELTKQLQAACQIMCD from the coding sequence ATGGCAATCTGGGTTGAAGTCGATCTTTGTGACGGGTGCAGGCGTTGTACGCGAGCCTGCCCTTATGACGCCATGGAAATACGGGAAGGTAAGGCATATATCGGGGAGCGCTGCACATCCTGCGGCGCATGCATGGAGGTCTGTCGCAGTAAGGCCATTGTCACCGATGCGCAACCCAGGATCATACCGGATTTCAGCAATTATACCGGCGCTTGGGTGTTTGCCGAACAGCGTAGAGGCCAATTGCAGCGGGTTTCCGTGGAATTACTCGGTAAAGCCCAGGAATTGGCCAAGGTTCTGAACCACAAAGTTTCGGCAGTTCTGATCGGGCACGAGGTGTCCGATCTCGCGAAGACCCTTATTCAGTTCGGAGCGGACACAGTATACCTCGTCGAGCACGAGACGCTGAAAGAGTATCGCACTGAGGCGTATGCTCACGTTTTTAAGGAGCTGGTTACCGAGCACAAACCGAACATTCTCCTCATGGGCGCTACCCATATCGGCCGAGACCTTGCCCCGAGAGTGTCCAGATGCGTGGGGTCGGGATTAACGGCGGATTGCACGGAGCTTTCCATCCATCCCGAGGAAGGCATACTCTTGCAGACCCGACCGGCTTTCGGCGGCAATGTCATGGCGACCATAGCCAATCGATTTTCGCGTCCCCAAATGGCCACGGTAAGGCCCGGAGTCATGGAAGTGATTCCTACTCCGGAAAAAGAAGGTTCCGTTATCACCCATGTCACTCAGCTTACTGAGGAACAGATTGGCACCAGGATTTTGGAGATCGTGAAAGAGCCGAAAACGCATGGTAATCTGACTGAAGCAAAAATCATCGTAGCAGGCGGAAGAGGGGTGAACGATGCCGCAGGATTCGAGTTGCTCGGCAGCTTGGCGGCAGCGTTGGGTGCCGAGCTCGCCGGAACCCGGGTAGCTTTCGAGGAAGGCTGGATACCTGCTTCCAGGCAAGTCGGTCAGACCGGAGTGACGGTTCGCCCGGATCTGTACATAGCGTGCGGCATATCAGGGGCTATTCAGCATCGAGCAGGAATGATGGATTCCAAGTTCATTGTGGCCATAAACAAAGACCCTTACGCTCCCATCTTCAAGGTGGCAGATTGGGGGATTGTCGGGGATTTGTTCGACGTGGTTCCCGAGTTGACCAAGCAGTTGCAGGCTGCCTGTCAGATTATGTGCGACTAG
- a CDS encoding saccharopine dehydrogenase family protein — protein sequence MRAFILGGAGGMGQGVGRDLIKQPQVASVLLGDLYPDPARLTPKLRDSEKAKLIKMDVNDHDGMVKAFKEVDVVINCAGPFYKTAVPVAKAAVEAKVNYIDICDDYEGTEILFNSEIDKIARDAGITVLTGMGSDPGTNNVLVKWYADRLDSVDEIFLYWVVSIAELAGAAWDHSLHMTLGKVPQYIDGELVHVEGGTGEIAADFLEPLGTCKMRYVGHPQPLTIPKYIKDVKNVIIKGALIPEWVDDLIKLQKDTGFLGTEPRDIKGTTITPYDLALKLWETIPQGRDNGPQSSGLKVIVKGQRDGKQVTYTADMVGRMAPGTGLPASIAALMMNAGDVTEKGVVAPEGCIDPAKFLAEFLKRGARIHQTETISSLLQV from the coding sequence ATGCGTGCATTTATATTAGGCGGAGCCGGAGGTATGGGCCAGGGCGTCGGTCGGGACCTGATAAAACAACCACAGGTGGCGAGCGTTCTTCTGGGCGATTTGTATCCGGACCCGGCAAGATTGACTCCCAAGCTGCGCGATAGTGAAAAAGCAAAGCTCATCAAAATGGACGTGAACGATCACGACGGCATGGTGAAAGCGTTCAAGGAAGTCGATGTCGTGATCAACTGCGCAGGCCCATTTTACAAGACCGCGGTACCTGTCGCAAAAGCGGCAGTCGAAGCCAAGGTAAACTATATTGACATTTGTGACGACTACGAAGGAACCGAGATTCTCTTCAATTCCGAGATAGACAAAATCGCGAGAGACGCTGGAATCACCGTTCTTACCGGCATGGGTTCCGATCCGGGGACCAACAATGTCCTTGTGAAATGGTACGCGGACCGTCTGGACAGCGTAGACGAAATTTTCCTGTACTGGGTGGTGAGCATTGCCGAGCTTGCAGGAGCTGCCTGGGATCACAGCCTCCACATGACCCTTGGAAAAGTTCCCCAGTACATAGACGGTGAACTGGTCCATGTGGAAGGAGGAACGGGAGAAATTGCAGCAGATTTCCTGGAACCCCTTGGCACCTGCAAGATGCGCTATGTCGGGCATCCACAGCCATTGACTATCCCCAAATACATAAAAGACGTCAAAAACGTTATAATCAAAGGCGCACTCATTCCCGAATGGGTGGACGATCTGATAAAATTACAGAAGGACACAGGTTTCTTGGGCACTGAACCGAGGGATATTAAAGGAACAACAATAACCCCCTATGACCTTGCGTTGAAGCTTTGGGAAACTATTCCTCAAGGAAGAGACAACGGACCGCAGTCATCGGGCCTCAAAGTCATTGTCAAAGGTCAAAGAGACGGCAAGCAGGTAACCTACACAGCCGATATGGTGGGAAGGATGGCTCCCGGGACGGGTCTTCCGGCTTCCATTGCAGCGCTCATGATGAATGCAGGTGATGTGACGGAAAAAGGCGTGGTCGCTCCGGAAGGCTGCATCGATCCGGCGAAGTTTCTTGCAGAATTTCTGAAGAGAGGTGCAAGAATCCACCAGACAGAGACGATTTCGTCATTACTTCAGGTCTAG
- a CDS encoding cobalamin B12-binding domain-containing protein — MQGTKRIRILIAKPGLDGHDRGAKVVAYALRDAGMEVLYSGLHQSIDQIVAAAIQESVDIIGLSIMTGAHLPICSRLMKRLQEDDLTDIHVVVGGVIPKDDISKLEGIGVKCVFPGGTRFDAIVDAIRALP; from the coding sequence ATGCAAGGAACAAAGAGGATTCGCATCCTTATAGCCAAACCGGGTCTGGATGGACATGACCGCGGAGCCAAGGTAGTGGCTTACGCTTTGCGTGACGCGGGGATGGAAGTCCTCTATTCCGGGCTCCACCAGTCCATCGATCAGATAGTTGCTGCAGCGATTCAGGAATCGGTTGATATCATTGGCTTGAGCATAATGACCGGTGCTCATCTCCCTATCTGTTCGAGATTAATGAAACGCTTACAGGAAGATGATTTGACCGACATCCACGTAGTGGTTGGAGGCGTTATCCCCAAAGACGATATTTCTAAACTGGAAGGCATCGGGGTGAAGTGCGTTTTTCCCGGCGGTACCCGATTCGATGCCATCGTTGACGCCATTCGGGCGCTGCCTTAA
- a CDS encoding acyl-CoA mutase large subunit family protein, whose amino-acid sequence MGVAKYIKNEKDAVEKVIYQSGIEVKPVYGPQDLEAVGFNYEQDLADPGQYPFTRNIHPQGYRSRAWTTRQYTGFGTPEETNKRFKYMIAHGQTGLNVAFDLPTQMGYDSDHPLALGEVGRVGMAVDSLQDFDIAFKDIQFDRIGSGLTINAVASIMLAMYQATAEKAGYPKEKISATPQNDILKEMIGRGAWIFPVEPGVRLVCDVIEYAVKELPRSNPVSICGYHIRESGATPTQEIAYAFEIARAYIDNLVDRGLSPDQFVGRFSFNLNVYGNLWEQVAKFRAARKLWAKMLKEDYGVTDKKNLFLRGLFGGGGSGLTKEQPENNIIRGAYYALAAALSGAQTTALCSFDEAFTIPTPRAALLSLRTLEIIMEEVGLRDTVDPLAGSYFIETLTKEMENRITAEMQRVRDRGGMIHAVSSGYIQGEVAKQAYEFEKSLQNGEVIKVGVNKYTEGEQPDVELHAYDEAWAETQIDRLKELRRTRNNREVTSTLKTLESTARGGGNVMPALVDCCRAYATVGEMAGVFRDVFGEWQEPRLF is encoded by the coding sequence ATGGGCGTCGCAAAGTACATTAAGAATGAAAAAGATGCTGTCGAAAAGGTAATCTACCAGTCAGGAATCGAAGTAAAGCCCGTGTACGGACCTCAAGACCTTGAGGCGGTCGGGTTCAACTACGAGCAGGACTTGGCTGATCCCGGGCAGTATCCCTTCACGCGGAATATCCATCCTCAGGGCTATCGTTCCCGGGCCTGGACTACTCGCCAGTACACCGGGTTTGGAACTCCCGAGGAGACCAACAAACGTTTCAAATATATGATCGCACATGGGCAAACAGGGCTTAATGTGGCCTTCGATCTTCCTACCCAGATGGGCTATGATTCCGACCATCCTCTGGCGCTCGGTGAAGTGGGGCGAGTTGGTATGGCCGTGGATTCCCTTCAGGATTTCGATATCGCCTTCAAAGATATTCAGTTCGACCGTATCGGCTCAGGACTAACGATCAATGCCGTTGCGAGTATTATGCTGGCAATGTATCAGGCAACCGCTGAGAAGGCCGGTTATCCCAAAGAAAAGATCAGTGCCACTCCGCAAAACGACATCCTCAAAGAGATGATCGGCCGGGGCGCATGGATTTTTCCCGTGGAACCCGGAGTGAGACTGGTTTGCGACGTGATAGAGTATGCGGTCAAGGAGCTTCCCAGGAGCAATCCCGTCAGCATCTGCGGCTATCATATCCGGGAATCGGGAGCTACTCCGACCCAGGAAATCGCTTACGCATTTGAAATAGCACGGGCTTACATTGATAACCTGGTGGACCGCGGGCTTTCTCCCGATCAATTTGTGGGTCGCTTTTCTTTTAACTTGAATGTGTACGGAAACCTGTGGGAACAGGTGGCCAAATTTAGAGCTGCCAGAAAATTGTGGGCAAAAATGCTCAAGGAAGACTACGGCGTTACCGATAAGAAGAACCTGTTTCTGCGGGGATTGTTCGGTGGTGGCGGCAGCGGATTGACCAAAGAACAACCGGAGAACAATATCATCCGCGGCGCCTATTACGCTCTCGCAGCCGCGCTGAGTGGGGCTCAAACCACTGCTCTGTGCTCTTTTGACGAAGCGTTTACGATTCCGACTCCCAGAGCTGCCTTGCTGTCTCTCCGGACGCTCGAAATCATCATGGAAGAAGTGGGATTGCGGGATACGGTCGACCCGTTGGCAGGATCGTACTTCATCGAAACGCTCACGAAAGAGATGGAAAACAGAATTACCGCTGAAATGCAGCGTGTCCGGGATAGAGGCGGCATGATACATGCCGTTTCCAGCGGGTACATTCAAGGTGAAGTTGCCAAGCAGGCCTATGAGTTCGAGAAGAGCCTGCAGAATGGCGAAGTCATTAAAGTCGGTGTCAACAAGTATACCGAAGGCGAACAACCGGATGTCGAGCTGCACGCATACGATGAAGCGTGGGCTGAAACCCAGATCGATAGGCTGAAAGAGTTACGGCGAACCCGCAACAATCGTGAAGTGACGAGTACGCTCAAAACATTGGAATCAACAGCTCGCGGAGGAGGCAATGTCATGCCTGCACTCGTGGATTGCTGCCGAGCTTATGCCACGGTTGGCGAGATGGCCGGTGTTTTCAGGGATGTTTTCGGGGAGTGGCAAGAACCCCGGTTATTCTAG